In one Anaerolineae bacterium genomic region, the following are encoded:
- a CDS encoding toxin-antitoxin system, antitoxin component, with amino-acid sequence MPTQNPRINVVLNNLLYQDVRLLAKKDNVSLSAKVRDLLKEALEIQEDIALSAFAEKREKSWNDSKALSHDDVWS; translated from the coding sequence ATGCCGACTCAAAATCCACGTATAAATGTAGTCCTGAACAATTTGCTTTACCAGGATGTCCGACTTCTGGCAAAAAAGGATAATGTCTCATTATCAGCCAAAGTCAGGGATTTGCTCAAAGAGGCCCTGGAGATTCAAGAGGATATCGCCCTTTCTGCATTTGCTGAAAAAAGGGAAAAGTCATGGAATGACTCTAAGGCGCTAAGCCATGATGATGTATGGTCTTAA
- a CDS encoding type II toxin-antitoxin system RelE/ParE family toxin, with protein MVLRFRYHPDVKRSDLPKIDAKNRGTIKRAIEDRLATQPEAYGKPLRRTLKGYWKLRVGDYRVVFKVSSNSIFIFGIIHRKEVYRLIKKRIEA; from the coding sequence ATGGTCTTAAGGTTCAGATACCATCCGGACGTTAAAAGATCTGACCTGCCTAAAATTGATGCTAAAAACAGAGGTACGATCAAGAGAGCCATCGAAGATCGGCTTGCCACGCAACCTGAAGCCTATGGAAAGCCGTTGCGAAGAACCCTCAAAGGATACTGGAAATTGAGAGTCGGAGATTACCGTGTTGTTTTCAAAGTTTCCAGTAACAGTATTTTTATCTTCGGTATAATTCACAGAAAAGAAGTTTACAGGCTCATCAAGAAACGGATAGAAGCTTAA
- a CDS encoding AAA family ATPase: MYKRNLRLPEKPKQSFFLWGARQTGKTTLLKTCYPDAMRIDLLKTDELMRYAKEPSLLREEVAALSHERLIVIDEIQKAPVLLDEIHYMIQEWQRVFALCGSSARKVRRGHANLLGGRAIRYELFGLVAQELGADFSIEHFVNTGPLPDHYGAENPALALRAYVDDYLREEILEEGLTRRLPIFSDFLRVAAIGDTEMLNMSNIARETGISVSTVRDHYGILVDTLMGTFLPAFTLRPKRRTIQAPKFYFRDLGVVNHLARRGVIKPGSELFGKAFENWLFHELSVHAKYSELFYELSYWRLSSGIEVDFILGPGTVAIEAKGKSKITSGDIRGLVNFKKDFPEVKWQIIVCLEKRMRKTDEGIHIVPYQEFTKLLWDGKWTQ, translated from the coding sequence ATGTACAAAAGAAATCTTCGATTACCTGAAAAACCAAAGCAGAGTTTTTTCCTCTGGGGGGCGCGCCAGACCGGTAAAACAACGTTGTTAAAGACATGCTACCCGGATGCAATGCGAATTGATCTCCTCAAAACCGATGAACTCATGCGATACGCAAAGGAGCCGTCGCTCTTGCGGGAAGAGGTGGCAGCGCTTTCACATGAACGACTGATTGTGATTGACGAAATCCAGAAGGCCCCTGTACTTCTGGATGAAATCCATTACATGATTCAGGAGTGGCAACGTGTTTTTGCATTGTGCGGCTCCAGTGCGAGAAAAGTTAGACGAGGGCATGCAAATTTATTGGGCGGCCGTGCGATTCGCTATGAACTCTTCGGCCTGGTAGCACAAGAACTTGGCGCTGATTTTTCCATTGAGCATTTCGTCAACACCGGCCCGCTTCCAGATCATTATGGGGCTGAAAACCCTGCTCTGGCGCTTCGTGCCTATGTGGATGATTACTTGCGGGAAGAAATTCTGGAAGAGGGCCTGACGCGTCGCCTGCCAATATTTTCCGACTTTCTCAGGGTGGCAGCCATCGGGGACACGGAAATGCTGAACATGTCCAACATTGCACGAGAAACGGGGATCTCAGTTTCCACGGTCCGGGACCATTATGGCATCCTGGTCGATACCTTGATGGGCACCTTCCTGCCGGCCTTCACATTGCGGCCCAAGCGCCGCACGATTCAGGCGCCGAAATTCTATTTTCGGGATCTGGGCGTGGTCAACCATCTGGCAAGGCGTGGAGTCATCAAGCCCGGATCGGAACTGTTTGGCAAAGCTTTTGAAAACTGGCTGTTTCATGAACTGTCGGTTCACGCAAAATACAGCGAATTGTTCTATGAACTTTCATACTGGCGACTTTCCAGCGGCATCGAAGTCGATTTTATCCTGGGGCCAGGTACCGTCGCTATTGAAGCAAAGGGCAAGTCAAAAATCACCTCCGGGGATATCAGGGGACTTGTCAATTTCAAAAAAGATTTCCCTGAGGTAAAGTGGCAGATCATCGTTTGTCTTGAAAAAAGGATGAGGAAGACCGACGAAGGTATTCATATCGTGCCTTATCAAGAATTCACCAAATTGCTCTGGGATGGAAAATGGACCCAG